GCGCAACACCACAATGTCAGGGACGATGGATACGTCTCCAAAATTGCAGCGCAGTTCGGGGAAGGCAAAAGCTAATTTGGAGGGCTGGGCAATCTGGTTAATAGCGGAGGCCAGCCGAACTTGCAAGACGCTGTGGTGAAATTGGGGCATCGGTTTCACAACAACTTGCCCATGGATATATTCACTGGCGGGTTTGGTCTCGGGAAGCGCCAGGAATTCCTGCAGGGACAACCGTTGCGCCGATGCCCGTTCAGCAACCATCACTGGGCCGAATATTGCTTGCCCCTAATTTAACACCAGCACTTTTTGCGCGGTAAGGCGTTGCAGAGTGTAGAAAACGAGCAAGTCTAACGTGACCTTGCGCTCGTCAATCATGAAGGATTCAATGGTGCTAGGGGGTGCGCCGTAACTGCTGTAGGTGAAGGTCTTTAACCCCTGCAACGTTCCTTGGGTAAACGTGATGGTGAACTCGTGTTGCCCGTCCGCCCATCGCCCCCGCACTTGGTTTTGCTCGGGCACCCATTGCAATTCCACGTCGGTGATCCCCCTGGCGGCCATTGCTGCCTGAAGCGCTGGTAGAAAATGCTCCTGTACAAACGCGGGCAAGGGTTTCGCTTCAATGGGAGGGGCTTTGGG
The sequence above is drawn from the Gloeomargarita sp. SKYB120 genome and encodes:
- a CDS encoding DUF2996 domain-containing protein, whose product is MTNAEPPPTEGQPAAKEKAAPKAPPIEAKPLPAFVQEHFLPALQAAMAARGITDVELQWVPEQNQVRGRWADGQHEFTITFTQGTLQGLKTFTYSSYGAPPSTIESFMIDERKVTLDLLVFYTLQRLTAQKVLVLN